One Panicum virgatum strain AP13 chromosome 3N, P.virgatum_v5, whole genome shotgun sequence DNA segment encodes these proteins:
- the LOC120665296 gene encoding uncharacterized protein LOC120665296 — protein MSTECSDLGEEFWLPEEFLDDDFFSEEEKAAVAARSESDEEDSLAGLSRRLAGLLGDDAVRKAPAKEEVTVGSPQSTLCGLPKSGQESPNGGASKGTSPPSSPLVQRPADPWELLYEAAGQVARMRSVTNSIPVPTNAYGFNGHGGFAPPARKPSPLPVAPPATKAPAGGYYHPLAHLVSQRQIQAAQFHLLKQQQLLKLHRERHLAAAAAWSARQGAVAKPVGCGGGDAPPGLNPAAWPPLQKPAPHLQSPATRTAGMRAVFLTPPGAKHERNGTGVFLPRPAGAPAEPKRKTGCSTVLVPARVVQALNLNLEDLGAQPRYPGGFVLDHDALISRSNMLASQKRRAAVAAAAVASPALCHSS, from the exons ATGTCCACGGAGTGCTCGGACCTCGGGGAGGAGTTCTGGCTCCCGGAGGAGTTCCTTGACGACGACTTCTTCTCCGaagaggagaaggcggcggtggccgccagGAGCGAGAGCGACGAGGAGGACAGCCTGGCTGGCCTCTCGCGCCGCCTCGCGGGGCTCCTCGGGGACGACGCCGTGCGGAAGGCGCCCGCCAAG GAGGAGGTGACGGTTGGGTCGCCGCAGTCGACGCTGTGCGGGCTTCCCAAGTCCGGCCAGGAGAGCCCGAACGGCGGGGCGTCCAAggggacctcgccgccgtcttCGCCGCTGGTGCAGCGGCCGGCGGACCCGTGGGAGCTCCTCTACGAGGCGGCCGGGCAGGTTGCGCGCATGCGGTCGGTGACCAACAGCATCCCGGTGCCCACCAACGCCTACGGCTTCAACGGCCACGGTGGgttcgcgccgccggcgaggaagccgTCGCCGCTCCCGGTGGCGCCGCCCGCAACCAAGGCCCCGGCCGGCGGTTACTACCACCCGCTCGCCCATTTAGTCTCGCAGCGGCAGATACAGGCCGCTCAG TTCCATCTCCTCAAGCAACAGCAGCTGCTCAAGCTGCACCGAGAGCGCCACcttgccgcggccgcggcgtggaGCGCGCGCCAGGGCGCTGTTGCGAAGCCCgttggctgcggcggcggcgacgcgcctCCCGGTCTGAACCCGGCGGCGTGGCCCCCGCTTCAGAAACCGGCGCCGCATCTCCAGTCTCCGGCGACCCGTACCGCTGGCATGCGCGCCGTGTTCCTCACCCCGCCCGGCGCCAAGCACGAGCGCAATGGCACCGGCGTCTTCCTCCCACGCCCTGCTGGCGCCCCGGCCGAGCCGAAGAGAAAGACAG GGTGTTCGACGGTTCTTGTCCCCGCCCGCGTCGTGCAAGCTCTGAACCTCAACCTTGAGGACCTCGGCGCCCAGCCTCGGTACCCCGGTGGCTTCGTTCTCGATCACG ATGCCTTGATTAGTCGGAGCAACATGCTGGCGAGCCAGAAGCGCCGCGCTGCGGTTGCGGCGGCAGCCGTGGCCTCGCCGGCGCTCTGCCATAGTTCTTGA